A portion of the Sabethes cyaneus chromosome 3, idSabCyanKW18_F2, whole genome shotgun sequence genome contains these proteins:
- the LOC128744034 gene encoding COMM domain-containing protein 8-like isoform X2: MHNLLINISSEQDFKQIAHLLIDYLLEVPRTDVTRRKVCSLLNLPAGGDDFSFTIKLIESVFRQYCLNEINEAELKSHFQALNQDMQQTLLRTVEQRKSEIAQFLINEINAKDNLLMESFDWDVKWIMGNSSLASVREQIATVALNCRGKDHRLKTVRFEMNRDKLNHFIEQLEKCDLESLDMIKDKM; the protein is encoded by the exons ATGCATAATTTACTCATCAATATTTCCAGTGAGCAGGATTTTAAACAG ATAGCTCACTTGCTTATCGATTATCTGCTGGAGGTTCCAAGGACAGACGTTACCAGACGGAAAGTTTGCTCACTGCTCAATCTTCCCGCCGGTGGAGATGATTTTTCCTTCACGATAAAATTGATCGAGTCTGTTTTCCGTCAGTACTGTCTGAATGAGATCAACGAGGCAGAACTAAAGTCGCATTTTCAAGCCCTGAATCAGGATATGCAGCAAACTTTGCTGAGAACGGTCGAACAGCGTAAGTCGGAAATTGCTCAGTTTCTGATCAATGAAATTAACGCAAAGGACAATCTGCTGATGGAGTCGTTCGACTGGGATGTCAAGTGGATCATGGGCAACAGCAGTCTGGCATCGGTGCGCGAGCAGATCGCAACGGTAGCATTGAATTGCCGAGGAAAGGATCATCGTCTAAAGACCGTTCGGTTCGAAATGAACCGCGATAAGCTAAATCATTTCATAGAACAGTTGGAGAAATGTGATTTGGAGAGTTTAGATATGATAAAGGATAAAATGTGA